ACTGCCTGCAAGAGTTGGTCACCGAACATATGGCCGTAGGCGTCGTTCACTTTTTTAAAGTTGTCGAGGTCGAGATAGACAATACCAACCTGCGTTTCAGCGCGATTTTCAATCGCCGCAGTAATCAAATCATTGATGGCATTGCGATTGGGAAGGCCGGTGATGGTATCCGTATTCGCCAGTACGCGCAGGCGCTCCTGAGCGCGGCGTTCCTCGGTAATATCTGTACCAGAACAGATCAGATAAATTTCGTTTTTACCGCTGCCGCTATGGACGAATTTATTGCGAAAAAGGAATAGACGCTGGCCTTTACGGGTTTTTATCCAGCGTTCGACCTCATAAGAATTCCCGTTTCGGAAGAAGCCGCTGATATTGCGTTTTGAGGCCGCCGCTTCACTGCGGCTCATAAACAATTTAAAAACGTTCTGACCAATAACTTCTTGTTCTTTAAGGCCTGTATACTCTTCGCTGAGACGATTAAAGCGCTGAATATTCCCTAGTCGGTCAAGAATGACGATAACGGAATTCGCCTCAGAAACGACTTGTTCTGCAAAAGAGAGCCCTTGAACTAAATCTCGCGCTACGGAAGGCGTGTCATTCCAGGCTGATGCCGAACCTGCCCACTCTTTTTTCGATACCTTGCGTCCCACCAAATGCACTGAAACTTCATTGCCAAACAGTGAAATTGACATGGTTACGCTTGAAGTGATTACCGTCATTTCGCGAATCTGATCGGCCTGGTCCGGGTTAAGGGCGACAACCTGGCTGGTATCCGAACTTTCGCTAGCTGCAAGTTGCAAAGCGTTACTGTCGCTCGGCAAACGCCAATACGGACTGGTTGTCCCTAAATAACGGTAGAGCAGATTTTGCTCCAAATCGTCTTTCATGCTCTCTCCTGAACCGGGGCGCCGACATAGCGTGTCAGTCTGTTATATATATTAGCAACATAACACCGATCTGAAAGCGGCAACGGTGAGTAAAAGACATTGTTTTTGCAGAAGATGTGCGAAATCTGAATCTTCGCAGTTAGATTTGCCGTTTTTCTGAGGTGTTAGCAAGCAAAAACCGATTTATACCGCTAATCATTTCCATTATGTGATTATTTACTCAAATCAATGGCGCTAAAAAAAGCATAAAAAAAAGCTGAACTCGGGGTTCAGCTTTTTAATCATCGTTTCAAACTTAACGTTAGATTGCCGGACGAGCAATAACGCTCCGGGTTTCCATGCGAACTTCCGCGATGGTCACATCAATCACATCGGTCACTTTGAAGGCCACTTCGCCTTTGATTTGCACGGTACCCAGTTCCTGACTGCAAACCATCTCATCGCGTACTGAGTGAATGAATGGGGCAGGGATAAAGGCTACTGCGCCGTTATCTACCAGGCGCACACGCATCCCGCCACGGCTTACATCAATGATTTCCGCTGCAAAACGTGTATCTGTACCCGCTTTATCTTGCAGGAAGCGGGCATACAACCAGTCGCCGACATCGCGTTCAGCCATGCGGTTCAGGCGGCGGCGCTCTGCCATTTGCACGGTGATGTCGTCTTGTGGACGAGTTGCGGTTTCACCTTTGATGATCGCTTTAAGCAGACGATGGTTGATCATATCGCCATACTTACGAATTGGCGAAGTCCATGTCGCATAGGCTTCAAGCCCCAGACCGTAATGCGGGCCCGGTTCGGTGCTAATTTCAGCAAAGGACTGATAACGGCGAATGCGGCTATCGAGGAAACCGGTTGGCTGGGCATCAAGTTCACGGCGAAGTTTGCAGAAACCGTTTAGAGTCAGCACTTCTTGCGCATTCACATCGAGGCCATGGCCTTGCAGCATGGTCGCCAGTTGCTCGATATTTGATGGGTCAAAACCGGTATGAACGTTGTAAACGCCGAAGCCCAGTTTTTCACGCAGCACAATCGCCGCGCAGACGTTAGCGGCAATCATGGATTCTTCAACGATGCGGTTAGCAATACGGCGTGGTTCTGAAACAATATCCAGCACTTCGCCTTTTTCACCCAGAACAAAGCGATAATCAGGGCGGTCTTTAAATACCAACGCATGGGTACGACGCCAGTCTGCACGATTCTGGCAAACGCGTTCCAGCAGGCGAATTTGCTTCGCGATAGCTTCGCTCGGTGGCTGCCAGCCGCCTTTTTCTTCCAGCCAGTCGGATACATCGTCATAGGCCAGTTTGGCTTTTGATTCGATGGTCGCCACAAAGAAGTTAATTTCGTCTTCAATGCTGCCGTCTTGCGCAATGGTCATCCGACAAGCAACCACCGGGCGCGTGACATTG
This genomic window from Buttiauxella gaviniae contains:
- a CDS encoding exoribonuclease II encodes the protein MFQDNPLLAQLKQQLHSQTPRVEGVVKGTEKGFGFLEVDSQKSYFIPPPQMKKVMHGDRVSAVIHTDKDRETAEPEELIEPFLSRFVGRVQRKDDRLSIVPDHPLLKDAIQCRADRNVTHDFQNGDWAVAEMKRHPLKGDRAFYAELTQFITFGDDHLAPWWVTLSRHNLEREAPDGVATEMLDEGLEREDLTALDFVTIDSASTEDMDDALYVEELADGKLQLTVAIADPTAWIAQDSKLDGIAKVRAFTNYLPGFNIPMLPRELSDDLCSLRPNVTRPVVACRMTIAQDGSIEDEINFFVATIESKAKLAYDDVSDWLEEKGGWQPPSEAIAKQIRLLERVCQNRADWRRTHALVFKDRPDYRFVLGEKGEVLDIVSEPRRIANRIVEESMIAANVCAAIVLREKLGFGVYNVHTGFDPSNIEQLATMLQGHGLDVNAQEVLTLNGFCKLRRELDAQPTGFLDSRIRRYQSFAEISTEPGPHYGLGLEAYATWTSPIRKYGDMINHRLLKAIIKGETATRPQDDITVQMAERRRLNRMAERDVGDWLYARFLQDKAGTDTRFAAEIIDVSRGGMRVRLVDNGAVAFIPAPFIHSVRDEMVCSQELGTVQIKGEVAFKVTDVIDVTIAEVRMETRSVIARPAI